One genomic window of Fusarium fujikuroi IMI 58289 draft genome, chromosome FFUJ_chr01 includes the following:
- a CDS encoding probable VPS29-involved in vacuolar protein sorting: MAFLILVIGDLHIPDRALDIPAKFKKLLSPGKISQTLCLGNLTDKHTYEYLRSVSPDLKIVKGRYDVEATSLPLTQVVTHGSLRIGFLEGFTLVSNEPDLLLAEANKLDVDVLCWGGTHRFDAFEYMDKFFVNPGSATGAFIEGSGLESEEPTPSFCLMDVQGISLTLYVYQLRKDDKGNENVAVEKVTYTKPVEPSAGGSS, from the exons ATGGCTTTCCTCATTCTCGTCATAGGAGACCTCCATATCCCGGATCGGGCGCTCGACATTCCCGCCAAG ttcaagaagctcctctCTCCCGGAAAGATCAGCCAGACGCTTTGCCTCGGAAACTTGACCGATAAGCACACGTACGAGTACTTACGATCCGTCTCCCCCGATCTGAAGATCGTGAAAGGCCGCTATGACGTCGAGGCCACTTCCCTGCCATTGACCCAGGTTGTCACCCACGGAAGCCTCCGAATTGGATTTCTAGAGGGCTTCACACTTGTCTCTAATGAGCctgaccttcttctggccGAGGCGAACAAATTAGATGTGGATGTTCTGTGCTGGGGTGGCACTCACCGCTTTGATGCCTTCGAGTATATGGACAAGTTCTTTGTAAATCCTGGAAGTGCGACTGGCGCATTCATAGAGGGGTCAGGGCTGGAGAGCGAAgagccaacaccaagcttctgtCTCATGGAT GTCCAAGGCATTTCACTCACCCTATACGTCTACCAATTACGAAAGGACGACAAGGGCAATGAGAACGTGGCGGTTGAGAAGGTTACATACACAAAACCAGTTGAGCCTTCAGCGGGAGGATCATCAtga